The window TTTGACACATGAGCACGTTTAAAAGCTTCATCAACGGGTACACTTTTCTCACTTGGCTTGGCACCGAAATTGTTACCTAAATTCAAAGAACCGCTCAGTTCCTTGATATCGAGTTGATCCAGCCGAAAGGTTAAGTTTTCTAAGACAGGTTGGTGGATATGCAGGGTATCTATATGTATCTTCGGGTGTTTGGCAGTAAGATCAGCTAATTCTTCTTCCAATTTACGTAGACGCCGTTCTAATTGCTGAACATGTTGGTCGTGAATGGGAGACATGGCTCCAGTTTTAAATTCCGATCTAGCTTCAGAACGAATTCCAGAACTAGCTGGGGGTGACACTTTAGCTTTAGCCGTTGATGTTGTTGTCGTTGGCTGCGTTTTGAGTGGGGACGATTTCTTCTTTTTTTGAAACCACATGGGCAATCTCAGCTCTTTCGTATAGATGGTTTAACATCAAAGGTGTCGCCATCTTGGACAACATGCTTGCCACCCATAATAACATTTTGCTCCCCGCTTATCTCCCCTAGCCCCTGATTAACCTTCAAGGAATGGCGCCTTCCGATGATCCGATTCGAGCCCTTATTCACACTGGATGTTTCTGCGATTCCATCAATATGAATAGATTGAAATTGTATGCGTACCATAATAATCCCTCCAATCCTGCATTTCCGAACGATCTCTTTTATTTATATGGGGACAAAGGGAGATTCATTTCTCTTTTTGGTAAAGATTCATTTTTGGATATGAAAAAGATTACCAACCAATCGGCCAAAAAGGCCGGTTAGAAGGTAATCTTTATTTGGTTCGTTCACCATCAACCTTGATGAATGTGGCTTAACTTTGAAGGATTGCGGAGTCATTTATCAAACGGCTACTCCAGAGTTGGTTCATTACGTGAACTGTATAGGGATAACCTTCTCTCCATCCGGAGGAGCAAGCGGGATTCGAATGATGAGTAAACCGTTGTGATACTGCGCCCGCATTTGGTCGGTCATAGCGTTACCGGGTAGGCGGAAAACTCTCTCGAATGCACCAAAAAATCGCTCGGACAACCGCATTTGCTCATCGAGTACTTGGTAGGGCCGAACGAGCATCCCACGCATAAGCAGCGATTGGTCACGGAAAGAAAGCTGAATCTGCTCGGGCGAAGACAATCCGGGAACTTCAGCCACAACAACGAGTTCCTGTGGTGTCTCATACATATCGACTCTTGGCCCGGTTAGCGGGATGATACTGGCAATGTCCTGCCAGAATTCGGGGCCCAGCACATCGCCAGCTTGCGCCGACAGCCCTTTCCAATCGGGCTTAGGCGTTCGGTTGCCTGGGGGATTCATCGGCCATCATCACCTGACTTCTACATAGAAAGTAGCGCTGCGAGCAGCTTGCTACTAGTTTATGTTCACCAGCGGCGGAATATGGCTGTCTGTCATGAACCTATCGCTGCGGTGGCCGCTGATTCGCGAGCTGCTGCTGCGCCATGCGCACAAGCTCACGCACCATGGCCCCACCAATCGGACCGCCGACCTTGCCCGCGTCTTCCGAGCTAAGCTGCCCGTTGTAGCCCTGTTGAAGGGGGACGCCAAGCGTTCGGGCTACTTCATATTTTACGAGATCAGGTCGTTCTGGGTTGACATTATACCCCTGATTCTTCATGACCTGCGCCTTGAGAAGTCCCAAGCCGTGTTCCGATC is drawn from Paenibacillus sp. V4I7 and contains these coding sequences:
- a CDS encoding Hsp20/alpha crystallin family protein; protein product: MNPPGNRTPKPDWKGLSAQAGDVLGPEFWQDIASIIPLTGPRVDMYETPQELVVVAEVPGLSSPEQIQLSFRDQSLLMRGMLVRPYQVLDEQMRLSERFFGAFERVFRLPGNAMTDQMRAQYHNGLLIIRIPLAPPDGEKVIPIQFT
- a CDS encoding alpha/beta-type small acid-soluble spore protein, yielding MARRRSNRAIVPGSEHGLGLLKAQVMKNQGYNVNPERPDLVKYEVARTLGVPLQQGYNGQLSSEDAGKVGGPIGGAMVRELVRMAQQQLANQRPPQR